Proteins co-encoded in one Streptomyces sp. JH34 genomic window:
- a CDS encoding DNA polymerase III subunit delta' — MTVWDDLVGQDRVQEQLGAAAKDADALVTAQSAGEPVPPGSKMTHAWLFTGPPGSGRATAARAFAAALQCTSPDRAMGGAPGCGFCDGCHTALIGTHADVDVIRTDLLSIGVKETRELVRRAQLSPAVGRWQVIVMEDADRLTEGAGNVLLKAVEEPAPRTVWLLCAPSLEDVLPTIRSRCRHLTLRTPPVDAVADVLVRRDGIDPERAASAARATQGHIGRARRLATDERARARRAAVLKLPLRVHDVGGCLKAAQELIDTATDDAKQVAEEIDVKETDDLKAALGAVAGGRMPRGTAGAMKELEDRQKRRRTRTQRDSLDLALSELTGFYRDVLALQLGSRTALANTDVRDALDRIAESSTPEHTLRRIEAVFACRRALDRNVAPLLAVESMAVALRAG, encoded by the coding sequence ATGACCGTATGGGACGACCTGGTCGGCCAGGACCGAGTGCAGGAGCAGCTCGGTGCCGCCGCAAAGGACGCCGATGCGCTGGTCACCGCCCAGTCCGCCGGGGAGCCGGTGCCCCCCGGCTCGAAGATGACCCATGCCTGGCTGTTCACCGGTCCGCCCGGTTCCGGCCGGGCCACCGCCGCCCGGGCCTTCGCCGCGGCGCTCCAGTGCACCAGCCCCGACCGTGCGATGGGCGGAGCACCCGGCTGCGGCTTCTGCGACGGCTGCCACACGGCGCTGATCGGAACCCACGCCGACGTCGACGTGATCCGCACGGATCTGCTCTCCATCGGTGTGAAGGAGACCCGTGAGCTCGTCCGCCGTGCCCAGCTGTCGCCCGCCGTGGGCCGCTGGCAGGTCATCGTCATGGAGGACGCCGACCGCCTCACCGAGGGCGCGGGCAACGTCCTGCTGAAGGCGGTGGAGGAGCCCGCGCCCCGCACCGTGTGGCTGCTCTGCGCCCCGTCCCTCGAGGACGTGCTGCCCACGATCCGGTCCCGCTGCCGTCATCTCACGCTGCGTACGCCTCCGGTGGACGCGGTCGCCGATGTGCTGGTCAGGCGTGACGGCATCGATCCCGAGCGGGCGGCGTCCGCGGCCCGCGCCACCCAGGGCCACATCGGCAGGGCACGCCGCCTCGCCACGGACGAGCGGGCGCGCGCCCGGCGTGCCGCGGTGCTCAAGCTCCCGCTGCGTGTCCACGACGTCGGCGGCTGCCTCAAGGCGGCCCAGGAGCTGATCGATACGGCGACGGACGACGCCAAGCAGGTCGCCGAGGAGATCGACGTCAAGGAGACGGACGACCTGAAGGCGGCGCTCGGTGCCGTGGCCGGTGGCCGGATGCCGCGCGGGACGGCAGGAGCGATGAAGGAGCTGGAGGACAGGCAGAAGCGCCGCAGGACGCGTACGCAGCGCGACAGCCTTGACCTCGCGCTGAGTGAACTCACCGGTTTCTACCGTGATGTGCTGGCACTCCAGCTCGGCTCCCGGACCGCCCTCGCCAACACCGACGTACGGGACGCGCTCGACCGGATCGCCGAGTCCTCCACCCCCGAGCACACCCTGCGGCGGATAGAGGCCGTGTTCGCCTGTCGCCGTGCCCTCGACCGCAACGTGGCGCCCCTGCTGGCCGTGGAGTCGATGGCGGTGGCCCTCCGAGCGGGCTGA
- the tmk gene encoding dTMP kinase, translating to MTRAEQPPVVSPTSDTLAADSRERAVRALLRVPPLRRLWSAQLVGSIGDSLALLVLVLLSLQAAVLEGSFGAGYRGAAFAVAAVFGARILSTVLFGAVLLGPLTALTAPGGPVDRRWLMIGADGLRLALLVVAPLWIDWMPDKALMMILITVFVAGVGERLWAIAKESAAPALLPAPPPEGAAVRPLPDHLDALRRLSLRTNFLAVPAAAAVLVVAALIGELLGTGFDWFSFHQAALGSYLAAGLFSASVSTLYFLELPATRTPRPCSPLEGLRRPTAGTGTDKGRTGTIPLVVAACSAVAGAIAAAAAVSVLHASDLGGGPATFALLILALTGGTALGIRTARKVLPALSRRRLLALAVAVTGVSLLALGLVPDTATGLLIALLAGYAAGVAAHIGHAVIDQETEAFRQARNTEHLQAVVRVLVALGAVGGPLLAAAIGRHRLGSGDFVFAHGGAAFALMLIGALLLPVAVIVLAKTDDRSGVPLRRDLREALRGGDPAVAPAADGFFLVLEGGDGAGKSTQVEALTEWIRAKGHEVVVTREPGATPIGKRLRSILLDVSSAGLSNRAEALLYAADRAEHVDSVVRPALERGAIVISDRYIDSSVAYQGAGRDLAPTEIARISRWATSGLVPHLTVLLDVDPQTARERFTEAPDRLESEPAEFHERVRSGFLTLAAADPARYLVVDAGQEAEAITTVVRHRLDRLLPLSEAEIKAQEEARKAAEEEARRKAEEEAARKAEEERLERERQAQLAKLRAEEEERRRREEEEARQREAERQAEEARQRAEDARRRAEEERARLEAEERVREAEQERLRRQAQEEARLRKEAEELRLEKQRKAEEALLRSEEARRRAEAEAAARAEKAAADAAARRAQESGRSDSRSAGSSVPDNELTVPTPVVNPNEITQPVPVARPERPERDADETAVLPPVRDAEETAVLRPVRDEDPSDRVPPGVFRDERRASGAESENERTRELPQVSDPRAGREAQGGRKRQRSDWAEETPLDDLPSLADELLGGHDDDQGGSGRGGRKPRR from the coding sequence ATGACGCGAGCCGAGCAGCCACCGGTCGTGAGCCCCACCTCCGACACACTTGCCGCAGACTCACGCGAGCGCGCCGTACGAGCCCTTTTGCGTGTTCCCCCGCTCAGGCGGTTGTGGAGCGCACAGCTCGTCGGCAGTATCGGCGATTCACTCGCCCTTCTCGTGCTTGTGCTGCTGTCGCTGCAAGCGGCGGTCCTCGAGGGCTCATTCGGGGCCGGATACCGCGGGGCGGCCTTTGCCGTCGCCGCCGTCTTCGGTGCCCGGATCCTTTCCACCGTGCTCTTCGGAGCCGTACTCCTGGGGCCTCTTACGGCGCTCACCGCGCCCGGCGGGCCGGTCGACCGGCGATGGCTGATGATCGGGGCGGACGGGCTGCGGCTCGCTCTGCTGGTCGTCGCGCCGCTGTGGATCGACTGGATGCCGGACAAGGCACTCATGATGATCCTCATCACCGTCTTCGTGGCGGGTGTCGGCGAACGCCTGTGGGCGATCGCCAAGGAGAGCGCCGCTCCGGCACTGCTCCCCGCCCCGCCCCCGGAGGGTGCCGCCGTGCGCCCGCTGCCGGATCACCTCGACGCCCTGCGCAGGCTCTCCCTGCGGACGAACTTCCTCGCGGTGCCCGCGGCCGCTGCCGTGCTGGTGGTCGCCGCGCTGATCGGTGAACTGCTCGGGACCGGCTTCGACTGGTTCTCCTTCCACCAGGCGGCGCTCGGCTCCTACCTCGCGGCGGGGCTCTTCTCCGCCTCCGTCTCGACCCTGTACTTCCTGGAGCTCCCGGCCACCCGGACGCCCCGCCCCTGCTCGCCCCTGGAGGGACTGCGCCGGCCCACCGCCGGAACGGGGACCGACAAGGGCCGCACCGGCACCATCCCACTGGTCGTCGCCGCCTGCTCCGCGGTCGCGGGGGCGATCGCCGCCGCTGCCGCCGTCTCCGTGCTCCACGCCTCCGACCTCGGCGGCGGTCCGGCCACCTTCGCCCTGCTGATCCTGGCCCTGACCGGCGGCACCGCGCTCGGTATCCGTACCGCGCGGAAGGTACTGCCCGCCCTGTCGCGGCGCCGTCTGCTGGCTCTGGCGGTCGCCGTCACCGGTGTCTCGCTGCTGGCGCTCGGCCTGGTGCCGGACACCGCCACCGGGCTGCTGATCGCGCTGCTCGCCGGTTATGCCGCCGGGGTCGCCGCCCACATCGGGCACGCCGTCATCGACCAGGAGACGGAGGCGTTCCGGCAGGCCAGGAACACCGAGCACCTCCAGGCGGTCGTCCGGGTGCTGGTCGCGCTCGGCGCCGTGGGCGGCCCGCTGCTCGCCGCCGCCATCGGCCGGCACCGGCTGGGCTCGGGAGACTTCGTCTTCGCACACGGCGGCGCCGCCTTCGCGCTGATGCTCATCGGCGCGCTGCTGCTTCCCGTCGCGGTGATCGTCCTCGCGAAGACGGACGACCGTTCCGGTGTCCCGCTGCGCCGCGACCTGCGTGAGGCGCTGCGTGGCGGCGACCCCGCGGTAGCCCCCGCGGCAGACGGTTTCTTCCTCGTCCTGGAGGGCGGCGACGGAGCCGGCAAGTCCACCCAGGTCGAGGCGCTCACCGAATGGATCCGCGCCAAGGGACACGAGGTCGTCGTGACCCGCGAGCCCGGGGCCACCCCGATCGGCAAGCGGCTGCGTTCGATCCTGCTGGACGTCTCGTCGGCCGGCCTGTCCAACCGCGCTGAGGCGCTGCTGTACGCCGCCGACCGGGCCGAGCACGTCGACTCGGTCGTCCGCCCGGCGCTGGAGCGCGGCGCGATCGTCATCTCGGACCGTTACATCGACTCGTCCGTCGCCTACCAGGGTGCCGGCCGGGACCTCGCCCCGACCGAGATCGCCAGGATCTCGCGCTGGGCGACGAGCGGACTCGTACCGCATCTGACGGTGCTTCTGGACGTCGACCCGCAGACGGCGCGGGAACGCTTCACCGAGGCGCCCGACCGGCTGGAGTCCGAGCCGGCCGAGTTCCACGAGCGGGTGCGCTCCGGCTTCCTCACCCTCGCGGCGGCCGACCCGGCCCGCTACCTGGTGGTGGACGCCGGGCAGGAGGCGGAGGCGATCACCACTGTGGTGCGCCACCGGCTCGACCGGCTCCTGCCCCTCTCCGAGGCTGAGATCAAGGCCCAGGAGGAGGCTCGCAAGGCGGCAGAGGAGGAGGCCCGGCGCAAGGCCGAGGAAGAGGCCGCGCGCAAGGCCGAGGAGGAGCGGCTGGAGCGTGAGCGGCAGGCACAGCTCGCCAAGCTCCGTGCCGAGGAGGAGGAGCGCAGGCGCCGCGAGGAGGAAGAGGCGCGACAGCGTGAGGCCGAACGGCAGGCGGAGGAGGCCCGGCAGCGCGCCGAGGACGCCCGTCGCCGTGCCGAGGAGGAGCGTGCCCGCCTCGAAGCCGAGGAGCGGGTGCGCGAGGCCGAGCAGGAGCGGCTGCGCAGGCAGGCCCAGGAGGAGGCGCGGCTGCGCAAGGAGGCGGAGGAACTGCGCCTGGAGAAGCAGCGCAAGGCGGAGGAGGCGCTGCTGAGGTCCGAGGAGGCCCGCCGTCGCGCCGAGGCCGAGGCGGCCGCCCGCGCCGAGAAGGCCGCTGCGGACGCCGCGGCGCGGCGTGCGCAGGAGTCCGGCCGGTCCGATTCCAGGTCGGCCGGGTCGTCCGTTCCGGACAACGAGCTCACCGTGCCGACGCCGGTCGTGAATCCGAACGAGATCACGCAGCCCGTGCCGGTCGCCCGGCCCGAGCGTCCGGAACGTGACGCGGACGAGACGGCCGTGCTGCCGCCCGTGCGCGACGCGGAGGAGACCGCCGTGCTCCGGCCCGTGCGGGACGAGGACCCCTCGGACCGGGTGCCGCCGGGCGTGTTCCGTGACGAGCGCCGGGCTTCCGGCGCCGAGAGCGAGAACGAGCGCACGCGCGAACTGCCGCAGGTCAGCGACCCGCGGGCAGGGCGGGAGGCTCAGGGCGGCCGGAAGCGGCAGCGTTCCGACTGGGCCGAGGAGACACCGCTCGACGATCTGCCGTCCCTGGCCGACGAACTGCTCGGTGGCCACGACGACGATCAGGGCGGTTCCGGGCGCGGCGGGCGCAAGCCGCGCCGCTGA
- a CDS encoding alpha/beta hydrolase: MDTRRLLRTFATALGTAGLLVSGCSSGSSTQSASASGSAASEDLQPYYGQKLRWRDCGVEGFQCATMKAPLDYAEPDGGDIGLAVSRKEATGPGKRIGSLLVNPGGPGGSAVGYLQGYAAIGYPAPVLARYDTVAIDPRGVARSEPVRCLTGKEMDTYTRVDQTPDDRSEITALDTSFRKFADGCEKRSGKILPHVSTVETARDMDILRSLLGDEKLHYVGASYGTFLGATYADLFPARVGRLVLDGAMDPSLPAIDINRDQTAGFEAAFQSFAADCVKKDDCPLGTTSTANAATELKKLFAELDSEPVPTGETRRLTESLATTGVIAAMYDESAWPQLREAVAGAQRGDGSGLLALADSYYERDPSGTYQNLMFANAAVNCLDLAPAFTGPEAVEKALPEFEKASPVFGRGFAWAALNCASWPVDPTGTPHRTEAEGAAPIVVVGTTRDPATPYKWAEALADQLSSGTLLTYEGDGHTAYGRGSDCIDTAINTYLLDGTPPRNGKKCT, encoded by the coding sequence ATGGACACCAGGCGCCTGCTCCGTACGTTCGCCACCGCGCTCGGCACTGCCGGCCTTCTCGTCTCCGGCTGCAGCAGCGGAAGTTCCACGCAGAGCGCGTCGGCGTCGGGCTCCGCCGCCTCCGAGGACCTCCAGCCGTACTACGGGCAGAAGCTGCGCTGGCGTGACTGCGGCGTCGAGGGGTTCCAGTGCGCCACGATGAAAGCCCCGTTGGACTACGCCGAGCCCGACGGCGGGGACATCGGTCTGGCCGTCTCACGGAAGGAGGCCACCGGGCCAGGCAAGCGGATCGGCTCACTCCTGGTGAATCCCGGCGGCCCGGGCGGCTCGGCCGTCGGCTATCTCCAGGGGTACGCGGCCATCGGCTACCCGGCCCCGGTGCTCGCCCGGTACGACACGGTGGCCATCGATCCGCGCGGGGTGGCGCGCAGCGAGCCGGTCAGGTGTCTGACGGGCAAGGAGATGGACACCTACACGCGGGTGGACCAGACTCCGGACGACAGGAGTGAGATCACCGCACTCGACACGTCCTTCAGGAAGTTCGCCGACGGTTGCGAGAAGCGCTCCGGGAAGATCCTCCCGCATGTCTCCACGGTCGAGACGGCGCGTGACATGGACATCCTGCGCTCCCTGCTCGGCGACGAGAAGCTGCACTACGTCGGGGCCTCGTACGGCACGTTCCTCGGCGCGACCTACGCCGACCTATTCCCGGCCCGGGTCGGGCGCCTCGTCCTGGACGGGGCCATGGACCCCTCGCTCCCCGCGATCGACATCAACCGCGACCAGACCGCGGGCTTCGAGGCGGCGTTCCAGTCCTTCGCCGCGGACTGTGTGAAGAAGGACGACTGCCCGCTCGGCACGACGTCCACCGCGAACGCGGCGACCGAGCTGAAGAAGCTCTTCGCCGAGCTGGACTCCGAGCCGGTGCCGACGGGCGAGACCCGGCGGCTGACCGAGTCCCTCGCGACCACCGGGGTGATCGCCGCGATGTACGACGAGTCCGCCTGGCCCCAGCTCCGCGAGGCGGTCGCCGGTGCGCAGCGCGGGGACGGCTCCGGCCTCCTCGCCCTGGCCGACAGCTACTACGAGCGTGATCCGAGTGGCACGTACCAGAACCTGATGTTCGCCAACGCTGCCGTGAACTGCCTCGACCTCGCACCGGCCTTCACCGGCCCCGAAGCGGTGGAGAAGGCCCTCCCGGAGTTCGAGAAGGCGTCCCCGGTCTTCGGCAGGGGTTTCGCCTGGGCAGCCCTGAACTGCGCTTCCTGGCCCGTGGACCCCACCGGTACCCCGCACCGCACCGAGGCCGAAGGGGCCGCCCCGATCGTCGTGGTCGGCACCACCCGCGATCCGGCGACCCCCTACAAGTGGGCCGAGGCTCTCGCGGACCAGCTCTCCTCCGGCACCCTGCTCACCTACGAGGGCGACGGGCACACGGCGTACGGCCGGGGCAGCGACTGCATCGACACGGCGATCAACACCTACCTGCTGGACGGCACACCGCCCAGGAACGGCAAGAAGTGCACCTGA
- a CDS encoding serine/threonine-protein kinase — MKPLESGDPVRLGPYRIHSVLGEGGMGKVYVGQDGEGRVAAVKVLHPHLTHDADLTRRFVREAQMARAVTAGTVARVLDARTEGGRPWIATEFLTGPTLADAVRSHGPLDEPTVRALAAALARALSDIHAAGLVHRDLKPANIVLTATGPRVIDFGIARPEHGLTLTTTGQTPVTPGYGAPEQVLGRRVGPPADVFSLGAVLVYAASGQHAYEGSHVAAVQYEVVHGAPRLDRVPPVLQPLIGPCLAQDPASRPLPDQIIRCFAPPRGAERVWRKGPIARDITSCEHRLHQLTTMPGGGAPHPVSRRRLLTGLAVGGSVLAVGSGTAAWWSWKADGGGPFDVPPAVPTPKARVLDAKKGDYVLGETPEPIWKVSSALAKSPAAPLPVRDVLVVAAAKGGIAAHSVVDGSVRWSAPDVVAAGRYLSLSDRSVAAVDGDGTLVTFVASTGEPKWTSSAQAASLLAADAEAVYVITEDGRVRAIGRSDAKVRWTVQVDVDLGEKAASRGLAAQRRLVITAADGSVVALDTADGRKVWHHRQLTDSGRAQVDRSGGTLCVTGKQLFAFDLVGGKELWSTDSPKLPNGNPAFWSSPTIDGVAVYATEVIFPVQIDIRTGKTTDWPYSGLLECDAGSPLVLQGSGLWSVAANEEQAAIQALDLSAEPRPTWTFPMLENRDHYWLTGDANRVFVLDGTSLSALPVF; from the coding sequence CACGTCGGTTCGTCCGCGAGGCGCAGATGGCCAGGGCGGTCACAGCCGGGACCGTGGCCCGTGTCCTGGACGCCCGGACGGAGGGCGGACGGCCCTGGATCGCCACCGAGTTCCTGACCGGCCCCACACTCGCCGACGCCGTCCGGTCCCACGGGCCGCTCGACGAACCGACGGTACGGGCTCTGGCGGCGGCGCTCGCCCGCGCGTTGAGCGACATCCACGCCGCCGGGCTCGTCCACCGCGACCTGAAGCCCGCCAACATCGTGCTCACCGCGACGGGCCCCCGCGTCATCGACTTCGGCATCGCCCGCCCCGAGCACGGCCTCACGCTCACCACCACCGGCCAGACCCCGGTCACCCCCGGCTACGGCGCGCCCGAACAGGTCCTCGGCCGGCGGGTCGGCCCACCGGCCGACGTCTTCTCACTGGGCGCCGTCCTCGTGTACGCGGCGAGCGGGCAGCACGCGTACGAGGGTTCACACGTCGCCGCCGTGCAGTACGAGGTCGTCCACGGCGCGCCGCGCCTGGACCGCGTGCCGCCTGTGCTGCAGCCGCTGATCGGCCCGTGCCTCGCCCAGGATCCGGCGTCCCGGCCGCTCCCGGACCAGATAATTCGGTGCTTCGCCCCACCTCGAGGCGCCGAACGTGTCTGGCGGAAGGGACCGATCGCGAGAGATATCACGTCCTGCGAACACCGCCTCCATCAACTGACGACGATGCCGGGCGGGGGTGCACCACACCCCGTCTCCCGTCGCCGCCTGCTGACGGGCCTCGCCGTCGGCGGCTCCGTTCTCGCCGTCGGCAGCGGCACCGCGGCATGGTGGAGCTGGAAGGCGGACGGCGGCGGCCCCTTCGACGTCCCTCCGGCCGTTCCGACCCCCAAGGCCCGCGTCCTGGACGCGAAGAAGGGCGACTACGTCCTCGGCGAAACCCCCGAGCCGATCTGGAAGGTCTCGTCCGCACTCGCCAAGAGCCCGGCGGCGCCTCTGCCCGTACGGGATGTCCTCGTCGTCGCGGCGGCGAAGGGCGGCATCGCCGCGCACAGCGTCGTCGACGGCTCGGTGCGCTGGTCGGCGCCGGACGTGGTGGCCGCCGGCCGCTACCTGTCCCTTTCCGACCGGTCGGTGGCAGCCGTGGACGGGGACGGCACGCTCGTCACCTTCGTCGCCTCGACCGGCGAGCCCAAGTGGACGTCTTCCGCGCAGGCCGCCTCGCTGCTCGCCGCGGACGCCGAAGCGGTCTATGTGATCACCGAGGACGGCCGGGTACGCGCCATAGGCCGGTCCGATGCCAAGGTCCGCTGGACCGTGCAGGTCGACGTGGACCTCGGCGAGAAGGCCGCGTCACGGGGCCTGGCCGCGCAGCGCCGGCTGGTCATCACGGCTGCGGACGGATCCGTGGTCGCCCTCGACACCGCCGACGGCCGAAAGGTGTGGCACCACCGGCAGTTGACCGATTCAGGCCGGGCCCAGGTCGACCGGTCGGGCGGCACCCTGTGCGTGACCGGCAAGCAGCTGTTCGCCTTCGACCTCGTCGGCGGCAAGGAGCTCTGGTCGACCGACAGCCCGAAACTGCCCAATGGCAATCCGGCCTTCTGGAGTTCCCCGACGATCGACGGCGTGGCCGTGTACGCGACCGAGGTCATCTTCCCCGTACAAATCGACATCCGGACGGGAAAGACCACCGACTGGCCATACAGCGGTCTCCTCGAATGCGATGCGGGCAGCCCCCTCGTACTGCAGGGCAGTGGGCTCTGGTCAGTGGCTGCCAACGAGGAGCAGGCAGCGATCCAGGCCCTGGATCTGTCCGCCGAGCCCCGACCGACGTGGACGTTCCCCATGCTCGAGAACCGCGACCACTACTGGCTCACAGGTGACGCGAACCGTGTCTTCGTCCTGGACGGCACGTCACTCAGCGCCCTGCCCGTGTTCTGA
- the topA gene encoding type I DNA topoisomerase produces MSPTSETAGRRLVIVESPAKAKTIKGYLGPGYVVEASVGHIRDLPSGAAEVPDEYTGEVRRLGVDVDNDFQPIYVVNADKKSQVRKLKQLLAESDELFLATDEDREGEAIAWHLQEVLRPKVPVHRMVFHEITKDAIRAAVANPRELNQRMVDAQETRRILDRLYGYEVSPVLWKKVMPRLSAGRVQSVATRLVVERERERIAFRSAEYWDLTGTFATGRTGDISDPSTLTARLSAVDGRRIAQGRDFGPDGQLKQGSAQTLHLDEANARALASALADSTFAVRSVESKPYRRSPYAPFRTTTLQQEASRKLGFGAKATMQVAQKLYENGFITYMRTDSTTLSDTAVSAARAQVTQLYGANYLPDKPRTYAGKVKNAQEAHEAIRPSGDRFRTPAETGLTGDQFRLYELIWKRTVASQMKDATGNSVTVKIGGRASDGRDAEFSASGKTITFHGFMKAYVEGADDPNAELDDRERRLPQVAEGDALTADEVTVDGHATKPPARYTEASLVKELEEREIGRPSTYASIIGTILDRGYVFKKGTALVPSFLSFAVVNLLEKHFGRLVDYDFTARMEDDLDRIARGEAQSVPWLRRFYFGAGDDTTGAGAASDAGNGDGDHLGGLKELVTDLGAIDAREISSFPVGNDIKLRVGRYGPYIERGEKDSEGHQRADVPEELAPDELSVELAEELLAKPSGDFELGADPVSGNQIIAKDGRYGPYVTEVLPEGTPKTGKNAVKPRTASLFKSMSLDTVTLADALRLMSLPRVVGEDAEGVEITAQNGRYGPYLKKGTDSRSLTSEEQLFDITLEEALAIYAQPKQRGRAAAKPPLKELGTDPVSGAPVVVKDGRFGAYVTDGETNATLRTDDSVEDITPERGYELLAEKRAKGPAKKKTAKKAPAKKATAKKATTAKKTAAKKTAATKTTAAKKTTAAKKAPAKKATATARKSASAPSDES; encoded by the coding sequence TTGTCCCCGACCAGCGAGACCGCAGGCCGCCGACTCGTCATTGTCGAGTCGCCTGCCAAGGCGAAGACGATCAAGGGCTATCTCGGCCCCGGATACGTCGTCGAGGCGAGCGTCGGGCACATCCGCGACCTGCCGAGCGGCGCGGCCGAGGTGCCGGACGAGTACACCGGTGAGGTACGCCGCCTCGGCGTGGACGTCGACAATGACTTCCAGCCGATCTACGTCGTCAACGCAGACAAGAAGTCCCAGGTCAGGAAGCTCAAGCAGCTCCTCGCCGAATCCGACGAGCTCTTCCTCGCCACCGATGAGGACCGCGAGGGCGAAGCCATCGCGTGGCACCTGCAGGAAGTCCTCAGGCCCAAGGTCCCGGTCCACCGGATGGTCTTCCACGAGATCACCAAGGACGCGATCAGGGCCGCCGTCGCCAACCCGCGCGAGCTCAACCAGCGCATGGTCGACGCCCAGGAGACCCGCCGCATCCTCGACCGTCTCTACGGCTACGAGGTCTCGCCGGTCCTGTGGAAGAAGGTCATGCCGCGGCTCTCCGCGGGCCGTGTCCAGTCCGTGGCGACCCGCCTCGTCGTCGAGCGGGAGCGCGAGCGCATCGCCTTCCGCTCCGCCGAGTACTGGGACCTGACCGGCACCTTCGCCACCGGGCGCACCGGTGACATCTCCGATCCCTCGACGCTCACCGCCCGCCTCAGCGCGGTCGACGGGCGCCGTATCGCCCAGGGCCGCGACTTCGGTCCCGACGGGCAGCTCAAGCAGGGGTCGGCCCAGACGCTGCACCTGGACGAGGCCAACGCCCGCGCCCTGGCCTCGGCGCTCGCCGACTCCACGTTCGCGGTCCGCTCGGTCGAGTCGAAGCCCTACCGCCGCTCGCCGTACGCGCCCTTCCGCACCACGACCCTCCAGCAGGAGGCGAGCCGGAAGCTGGGCTTCGGGGCCAAGGCCACGATGCAGGTGGCGCAGAAGCTGTACGAGAACGGCTTCATCACCTATATGCGTACGGACTCCACGACCCTCTCGGACACCGCGGTCTCCGCGGCCCGGGCGCAGGTCACGCAGCTGTACGGGGCGAACTACCTGCCCGACAAGCCCCGCACCTACGCCGGCAAGGTCAAGAACGCGCAGGAGGCGCACGAGGCGATCCGCCCCTCCGGCGACCGCTTCCGCACTCCGGCGGAGACCGGCCTCACCGGTGACCAGTTCCGGCTCTACGAGCTGATCTGGAAGCGGACCGTCGCCTCCCAGATGAAGGACGCCACGGGTAACTCCGTCACGGTGAAGATCGGTGGCCGGGCGAGCGACGGCCGGGACGCCGAGTTCTCCGCGTCCGGCAAGACGATCACCTTCCACGGCTTCATGAAGGCGTACGTCGAAGGCGCGGACGACCCGAACGCCGAGCTGGACGACCGTGAGCGCCGTCTGCCGCAGGTCGCCGAGGGCGACGCGCTGACCGCCGACGAGGTCACGGTCGACGGTCACGCGACCAAGCCTCCGGCCCGGTACACCGAGGCGTCGCTGGTCAAGGAGCTCGAAGAGCGCGAGATCGGCCGCCCGTCGACGTACGCCTCGATCATCGGGACCATCCTCGACCGCGGCTACGTGTTCAAGAAGGGCACGGCCCTGGTGCCGTCGTTCCTCTCGTTCGCCGTGGTGAACCTGCTGGAGAAGCACTTCGGCCGGCTGGTCGACTACGACTTCACCGCCCGCATGGAGGACGATCTCGACCGCATCGCGCGGGGCGAGGCCCAGTCCGTGCCGTGGCTGCGCCGCTTCTACTTCGGTGCCGGCGACGACACGACCGGTGCCGGTGCGGCCTCCGACGCGGGCAACGGCGACGGGGACCACCTCGGCGGCCTCAAGGAGCTCGTGACCGACCTGGGCGCGATCGACGCCCGCGAGATCTCCTCGTTCCCCGTCGGCAACGACATCAAGCTCCGCGTCGGCCGTTACGGCCCGTACATCGAGCGGGGCGAGAAGGACTCCGAGGGCCACCAGCGCGCCGACGTGCCGGAGGAGCTGGCGCCCGACGAGTTGTCCGTGGAACTCGCGGAGGAGTTGCTGGCCAAGCCGAGCGGTGACTTCGAACTCGGCGCCGACCCGGTCAGCGGGAACCAGATCATCGCGAAGGACGGGCGCTACGGCCCGTACGTCACGGAGGTGCTGCCCGAGGGCACGCCCAAGACGGGCAAGAACGCGGTGAAGCCGCGGACCGCGTCGCTCTTCAAGTCGATGTCGCTCGACACGGTGACGCTGGCCGACGCGCTCAGGCTGATGTCGCTGCCGCGTGTCGTCGGTGAGGACGCCGAGGGCGTCGAGATCACCGCGCAGAACGGCCGCTACGGGCCCTACCTGAAGAAGGGCACGGACTCGCGTTCGCTGACGTCCGAGGAGCAGCTCTTCGACATCACGCTCGAAGAGGCCCTCGCGATCTACGCACAGCCGAAGCAGCGCGGGCGGGCCGCCGCCAAGCCGCCGCTGAAGGAACTGGGCACGGACCCCGTGAGCGGTGCCCCGGTGGTCGTCAAGGACGGCCGGTTCGGCGCGTACGTCACCGACGGTGAGACCAACGCGACGCTGCGGACCGACGACAGCGTCGAGGACATCACCCCGGAGCGCGGCTACGAGCTGCTCGCCGAGAAGCGGGCCAAGGGGCCCGCGAAGAAGAAGACGGCGAAGAAGGCCCCGGCCAAGAAGGCCACCGCGAAGAAGGCCACCACGGCCAAGAAGACGGCTGCCAAGAAGACGGCCGCGACCAAGACGACGGCCGCGAAGAAGACGACCGCCGCCAAGAAGGCGCCTGCGAAGAAGGCGACCGCCACCGCGAGGAAGTCGGCTTCGGCTCCGTCCGACGAGAGCTGA